In the genome of Hydractinia symbiolongicarpus strain clone_291-10 chromosome 5, HSymV2.1, whole genome shotgun sequence, one region contains:
- the LOC130645378 gene encoding receptor expression-enhancing protein 3-like isoform X1, giving the protein MVSALISRVIMLVFGTLYPAYRSYKAIKNKDVKEYVKWMMYWIIFALFITCETFADIFISWLPLYYEIKIVFIIWLLSPATKGSSILYRKFVHPRLLKHERAIDKYISKAQKNSYATLMDVGRKGLNVATDTLVKTAVTGQYQFIQTMKKYNSMQELRTTGDDVDAGQSKRSTWYGDKNRASDRNYNPENDVEVLQRQYRPQSREGFIREEDIFERNEIQRSQSDLNLSHDAFSSDRPKSDPIISDRVNDVDISDDVNIRDTRPASSEPVDYNYTYAASTLPRSRKQKKPIYETLGYDYDSADGGLYLGGRSALTENYRRRYGLRSSTSKTY; this is encoded by the exons ATGGTGTCTGCATTAATATCAAGAGTTATTAT GTTAGTGTTTGGAACCTTATATCCAGCATATAGATCATATAaagctataaaaaataaagatgtgAAAGAATAT GTAAAGTGGATGATGTACTGGATAATATTTGCATTATTTATTACATGCGAAACATTTGCAGACATCTTTATTTCATG GCTCCCACtgtattatgaaataaaaatagttttcattatTTGGTTGCTATCTCCTGCAACAAAG gGTTCAAGTATTCTTTATAGAAAGTTTGTCCATCCACGCTTATTAAAGCATGAACGG GCCATTGATAAGTATATATCAAAAGCTCAAAAAAACAGTTATGCAACATTGATGGACGTTGGACGAAAAGGTCTAAACGTTGCGACAGATACATTAGTCAAAACAGCCGTGACG GGTCAATATCAGTTTATtcaaacaatgaaaaaatacaACAGTATGCAAGAACTACGCACTACTGGTGATGACGTTGATGCTGGCCAATCAAAGCGTTCGACATGGTATGGTGACAAGAATAGAGCTAGTGATCGTAATTACAATCCAGAAAATGATGTTGAGGTTCTACAAAGACAATACAGACCTCAATCGAGAGAAGGTTTTATTCGAGAAGAGGACATCTTTGAACGAAATGAAATACAGCGTAGTCAATCAGATCT GAATTTGTCACACGATGCTTTCAGTAGCGACCGACCAAAAAGTGATCCCATCATCAGTGACAGAGTAAATGACGTAGATATTAGCGACGACGTAAATATTAGAGACACTAGGCCAGCTTCTTCTGAACCTGTTGATTACAACTACACATATGCTGCCAGTACTTTACCGAGATCGAGAAAACAAAAGAAACCGATATATGAG ACTTTGGGATATGATTACGATTCGGCAGATGGCGGTTTATATTTGGGTGGTAGAAGTGCGCTAACGGAAAATTACAGAAGAAGATACGGTTTACGATCATCCACAAGTAAAACCTACTAA
- the LOC130645378 gene encoding receptor expression-enhancing protein 1-like isoform X2 codes for MVSALISRVIMLVFGTLYPAYRSYKAIKNKDVKEYVKWMMYWIIFALFITCETFADIFISWLPLYYEIKIVFIIWLLSPATKGSSILYRKFVHPRLLKHERAIDKYISKAQKNSYATLMDVGRKGLNVATDTLVKTAVTGQYQFIQTMKKYNSMQELRTTGDDVDAGQSKRSTWYGDKNRASDRNYNPENDVEVLQRQYRPQSREGFIREEDIFERNEIQRSQSDLNLSHDAFSSDRPKSDPIISDRVNDVDISDDVNIRDTRPASSEPVDYNYTYAASTLPRSRKQKKPIYETMPANRTSRPRRTNADKKTY; via the exons ATGGTGTCTGCATTAATATCAAGAGTTATTAT GTTAGTGTTTGGAACCTTATATCCAGCATATAGATCATATAaagctataaaaaataaagatgtgAAAGAATAT GTAAAGTGGATGATGTACTGGATAATATTTGCATTATTTATTACATGCGAAACATTTGCAGACATCTTTATTTCATG GCTCCCACtgtattatgaaataaaaatagttttcattatTTGGTTGCTATCTCCTGCAACAAAG gGTTCAAGTATTCTTTATAGAAAGTTTGTCCATCCACGCTTATTAAAGCATGAACGG GCCATTGATAAGTATATATCAAAAGCTCAAAAAAACAGTTATGCAACATTGATGGACGTTGGACGAAAAGGTCTAAACGTTGCGACAGATACATTAGTCAAAACAGCCGTGACG GGTCAATATCAGTTTATtcaaacaatgaaaaaatacaACAGTATGCAAGAACTACGCACTACTGGTGATGACGTTGATGCTGGCCAATCAAAGCGTTCGACATGGTATGGTGACAAGAATAGAGCTAGTGATCGTAATTACAATCCAGAAAATGATGTTGAGGTTCTACAAAGACAATACAGACCTCAATCGAGAGAAGGTTTTATTCGAGAAGAGGACATCTTTGAACGAAATGAAATACAGCGTAGTCAATCAGATCT GAATTTGTCACACGATGCTTTCAGTAGCGACCGACCAAAAAGTGATCCCATCATCAGTGACAGAGTAAATGACGTAGATATTAGCGACGACGTAAATATTAGAGACACTAGGCCAGCTTCTTCTGAACCTGTTGATTACAACTACACATATGCTGCCAGTACTTTACCGAGATCGAGAAAACAAAAGAAACCGATATATGAG ACAATGCCAGCAAACAGAACATCTAGGCCTCGTCGTACTAACGCTGACAAAAAGACATACTGA